ACCGCTCGGTTCATAAACTGTTATATCGCCCTTCACGATAACTTTCATCCCGTTTTCCGGTGTAAACTTCATTGAACGGGAATTACTTGAAAACATAACAGCCAAAATGCGAGCTTTTTCATCCTTAAGAGTAAAATACATATGCCCGCTTGAATGTTGTTTAAAATTAGAAATTTCTCCTCGAACATGGAGATCATGTAAATGCGGGTCCGCATCAAATTTTCGTTTTATGTATTTTGTTAAAGCATTCACAGATAAATATCTTTGTTCCTGCATGGTTATACCTCTTTAGCCCCATATAATTAAAACTGTCCTTAACTATTATATATTAAGCCCTTCTTTTTGTCCGCAAAACCACCGGAATGGAACTTAATATCATAAAAGATAAGAACAGCTTCTCAAAAAATGGGGTATCTACCTTAGTGTTTCTTTTGCTGATTTTAAAGTATTATACATCAACATTGTAATGGTCATTGGACCGACCCCTTTAGGGACAGGTGTGATATATCCAGCCTTTTCCCTCACTTCATTAAATGCAACATCGCCGCAGAGCTTTCCTTCATCGTTACGGTTAATACCGACATCAATGACGACGGCGCCCTCTTTGACATGTTCTGCTCTAATAAAATTAGGTATTCCAACTGCAGCGATCAGTATATCTGCCTGACTCGTATGTACAGCTAAATCTTTCGTTCTAGAGTGGCAATACGTGACAGTAGCATTCTGGTTCAGCAATAATTGCCCAACAGGTTTGCCAACGATATTACTTCTTCCTACAACTACTGCATTTTTACCTGAAATAGAAATGCCGCTTTCCTCTAACAACACCATAATTCCAAACGGTGTGCAAGGCAAGAAGGCATTTTGCCCCGCCATCATTCTCCCGATATTGATGGGGTGAAAACCGTCAACATCCTTGGCTGGAGTAATGGTTTCAATCACCTTTTTTTCATCAATATGTTCAGGGAGAGGTAGTTGAACTAAGATCCCGTGAATTTTGGAGTCTCCATTTAATTCCTCAATCTTTGATAATAATTCTACTTCAGGCGTCTCTTCAGGCAATTCAATTAATAAGGAATACATTCCTAGTTCTTCACAAGTTTTTTGTTTATTTGAAACGTACGTACGGGATGCATGATTATTACCGACTAGAATAACTGCCAGCCCAGGAGTGACCCCCTTTGCTTTGAGCAACTTAACTTCTTCTGCAATTTGCACTTTCTTTTTTTCGGCAATTTCTTTTCCATTAATGATTTGTGCTGTCAATTTCATTCCTCCCCTTACCCTTTTTCAGAGGAACCAATCAATTATTGAGACTTTGCTTTATCTTTGATAAGACTCCGTTAACAAACTTGCTTGACTGGTCATCTCCATATATTTTTGCTATTTCAATGGCTTCATCTAAAACAACATTTTCCGGAACTTCCTGCTGTATGAATTTCAATTCAAATACAGCTATTCTTAGAAGGTTACGGTCAACGGTTGCCAAACGATCTAACGACCATTTTTCAAGATTTTCACTTATCAGATTGTCAATTTCAGTTTTATGTTCGATTACACCGAATACAAGTTTTGACAGATAATCATCACCTGCTTCTTCTTCTAAAACATGTTCAATTGCTGATTCTGGCTCCGTCTGACTGACATCAATTTGAAAAAGAGCCTGAAGCGCTTTTTCTCTGGCTGTTCTTCTTTTCATTATTCCAATAACTCCTTTTAGGATTTAAATAGTCCTATACTTTAAATACATTCTCACTTACACAAAAGATAATAGCACAACTGATACGGAATCGCACTTTAAGTTTGGTTTTTTTTTCAATTTTGCATAGAAATAGAACAACCAAAGGAAGATCCTTTGGTTGTTCGTGTTACATTTCCGAATCGATTTCAGGCTCAATTTTTTGTGTTTCAAATTGAATCCCGACTACATGAATGTTAACCTCTTCTGCTTCTAAAGCAGTCATATTGTGCAGCGCCTGACGGATATTATCCTGAACTTTTCCAGCGATGACAGGAATGGAGACGCCAAATTTCATTAAACAGTATACATCCACCTTTATTCCAGTCTCAGTAAGCTCTACTTTAACGCCTTTACCATGATTTTTCTTTCCTAAACGCTCGACAACGCCTGCAGCAAAGTTGCCGCGCATGCCAGCAACTCCCTCAACCTCGTTTGCTGCTATACCAGCGATTACTTCAATAACTTCAGGTGCTATCTCAATTTTGCCAAGTCCATCATTTTCTTGTTCCATTTCCAAGATATTAAACTCGCTCACCTAAAACACCTCCGGTTTTTAGACTGATTTCATCACATCATGCAATTCGAGGAATTTCGTATTGAAATTTCCTTCTACAAATTGTTGATGTTCAAGCAGTTTCAAATGAAAAGGAATAGTGGTATGAATCCCTTCAACAACAAATTCACTTAATGCCCGCTTCATTCTTGCAATGGCTTCATCTCTAGTACTGCCATATGCGATGACTTTTGCAATCATCGAATCATAGTAAGGTGGAATCGTGTATCCAGGGTATGCAGCTGAATCGATTCGAACACCCAGTCCACCCGGTGGCAGATACATATTAATCTTTCCAGCAGATGGAAGAAAGTTCTTTTCAGGGTTTTCAGCATTGATTCTACACTCTATTGCCCAGCCGTTAAACGTAACGTCCTTTTGAGTGATAGACAATTTTTCACCATTTGCTACACGGATCTGCTCTTTGA
Above is a genomic segment from Neobacillus endophyticus containing:
- the folD gene encoding bifunctional methylenetetrahydrofolate dehydrogenase/methenyltetrahydrofolate cyclohydrolase FolD; protein product: MTAQIINGKEIAEKKKVQIAEEVKLLKAKGVTPGLAVILVGNNHASRTYVSNKQKTCEELGMYSLLIELPEETPEVELLSKIEELNGDSKIHGILVQLPLPEHIDEKKVIETITPAKDVDGFHPINIGRMMAGQNAFLPCTPFGIMVLLEESGISISGKNAVVVGRSNIVGKPVGQLLLNQNATVTYCHSRTKDLAVHTSQADILIAAVGIPNFIRAEHVKEGAVVIDVGINRNDEGKLCGDVAFNEVREKAGYITPVPKGVGPMTITMLMYNTLKSAKETLR
- the nusB gene encoding transcription antitermination factor NusB, with translation MKRRTAREKALQALFQIDVSQTEPESAIEHVLEEEAGDDYLSKLVFGVIEHKTEIDNLISENLEKWSLDRLATVDRNLLRIAVFELKFIQQEVPENVVLDEAIEIAKIYGDDQSSKFVNGVLSKIKQSLNN
- a CDS encoding Asp23/Gls24 family envelope stress response protein, yielding MSEFNILEMEQENDGLGKIEIAPEVIEVIAGIAANEVEGVAGMRGNFAAGVVERLGKKNHGKGVKVELTETGIKVDVYCLMKFGVSIPVIAGKVQDNIRQALHNMTALEAEEVNIHVVGIQFETQKIEPEIDSEM